Within Cellulophaga sp. L1A9, the genomic segment TCACCAGTTTCCTCATCCAAATTTCCCGTGGGTTCATCGGCAAATAATATGGAAGGTGAATTTACAAAAGCGCGCGCCAATGCTACCCGTTGCTGTTCCCCACCAGAGAGTTGCGAAGGATAATGATGCATACGCTTGCCTAGTCCTACTTTTTCTAATAAGATTTCACTCTTTTCTTTCGCATCTTTAGCTCCTTGTAATTCTAGAGGGACACTTACATTCTCAAGGGCTGTTAGTGTAGGTAACAACTGAAAATTTTGAAAAATAAAACCGACTTCTTTATTTCGTAATTGAGCACGTTGGTCTTCATTCAGCGTATTCAAATCTTGACCACATAATTCTACACTACCAGCATTAGGCTGATCTAAACCAGCACATAAGCCTAATAATGTGGTCTTACCACTTCCAGAAGGACCGATAATGGAAAAGGTTTGTCCCTTCTCTACTTCAAAAGAGATATCGTGCAATACCGTTAATTGTTTGTTACCGCTGGTGTATGTTTTTTCCAACCCGGTAATCTTTAATATCTTTGACATCTTAATTTTAATTTAGATCGTGACTTATGTCCAAGGACCAAAATAAACAATTGCATTCATACCTGCCAATATCAGTAGTACCTAAACTCCTAAAGTTTTGTTATTTTCTAATGGTAGTCCTACTCTACTCTTGTGGTGATGCCAAAACAGAAAAAGTAACAGAAGCTGCAAGCACTACGCAACAAACAGAAGATACCTTAGCTACCGATGCCACAACCAAAACCATTCTGTGTTTTGGTGATAGTATTACAGCAGGTTATGGTCTTGATGATACCACCAATGCCTACCCTGCCGTAGTGCAGCAAAAATTAGATTCCTTAGGTTTAAAATTTACGGTGATTAATTCTGGGGTAAGTGGAGAAACCACTGCTGGAGGCAAAAGTAGAATTGATTGGGTGATTAAACAGACGCCTAGCATATTTTTATTAGAACTTGGTGCTAATGATGGTTTGCGTGGCGTAGCGCTATCTGAAACGCGTGCTAATTTACAAGCAATCATTGATGTGGTGCAAGAGAAAAGTCCCAATACCACAATTATCCTTGCGGGGATGCAATTACCACCCAATATGGGGATGGAGTATACCACTAAATTTAAACAGCTATTTATAGACTTAGCTGAGAAGAATAATTTAGAATTTATTCCTTTTATTTTAAAGGATGTTGGAGGGATTGCTGCGTTAAATCAAAAGGATGGCATTCATCCTAACGTTGAAGGTCATAAAATCTTAGCAAATACTGTTTGGGACGTATTGAAACCTTTGCTAAAGTCTTAAAAATATATAGTTAAACACAGCATTTAATATTCTTAGCAGAACGAGTTCCATTTTTAAAATAATTTTAAAGTTTAAGCACTGAAATACAATAAATTGAAGCTTAAATACCAGAGTTTACTTTAATAAAAAAAACAGCATCTAAATGGCTTCAGATGCTGTTTTTATTTCACTTTAAAAACTTTTTTTAGTTAAGCGATTTCATATCAATTACAAATCTGTATTTCACGTCATTTTTAATAACGCGTTCATAAGCTTTGTTGATATCTTGAATATTTATCAATTCAATATCACTTGTAATATTATGTTTTCCACAGAAGTCTAACATTTCTTGTGTTTCTTTAATACCACCAATTAAAGAACCGGCAATACGTTTACGTCCCATAATAATACTTCCTCCATTGAAAGGCTTTAAAGGCTCTACTGCACCCACTAAAACCATAGTTGCATCAATCTTAAGTAAGGCTAAGTAAGGATCCATTTCGTGACCTACAGGAATGGTATTTAATATAAAATCAAAACTCCCTCGGTGTTTTTTCAT encodes:
- a CDS encoding arylesterase yields the protein MSKDQNKQLHSYLPISVVPKLLKFCYFLMVVLLYSCGDAKTEKVTEAASTTQQTEDTLATDATTKTILCFGDSITAGYGLDDTTNAYPAVVQQKLDSLGLKFTVINSGVSGETTAGGKSRIDWVIKQTPSIFLLELGANDGLRGVALSETRANLQAIIDVVQEKSPNTTIILAGMQLPPNMGMEYTTKFKQLFIDLAEKNNLEFIPFILKDVGGIAALNQKDGIHPNVEGHKILANTVWDVLKPLLKS
- a CDS encoding ABC transporter ATP-binding protein, which produces MSKILKITGLEKTYTSGNKQLTVLHDISFEVEKGQTFSIIGPSGSGKTTLLGLCAGLDQPNAGSVELCGQDLNTLNEDQRAQLRNKEVGFIFQNFQLLPTLTALENVSVPLELQGAKDAKEKSEILLEKVGLGKRMHHYPSQLSGGEQQRVALARAFVNSPSILFADEPTGNLDEETGEKVIKLLFDLNKELGTTLVIISHDLELANRTQQIVRLKGGKIIANQLTTAL